The following are encoded in a window of Paenibacillus polymyxa genomic DNA:
- a CDS encoding sporulation protein, with translation MSFFNKILASAGIGSAKVDTLVDQAVYVPGEELSGIMRIKGGKIDQEIGKIDIELKTEYIVEHDDKKTISTCCIARIKVSDGFHLEQGQELEIPFSFRLPLETPVTHAKQPVWLETALDIGMALDPTDRDSLKIEPHPYMNTVFEAVHLLGFRFRSSTCERHPKLGRGVPYVQEFEFTPGSEYARDIEELELVMQLEPEGVHVLVEVDRRGRGLSGWLETAFDMDERHAWLSLSREELSYGPDHIADALEELIDRQIR, from the coding sequence ATGAGTTTTTTTAACAAAATCTTAGCAAGCGCAGGAATCGGTTCAGCTAAAGTCGATACGTTGGTGGATCAAGCTGTATATGTGCCTGGGGAAGAACTTAGTGGCATCATGCGCATCAAAGGCGGCAAAATTGATCAGGAAATCGGCAAAATTGACATCGAGCTCAAGACAGAATATATCGTGGAGCACGATGATAAAAAAACTATCAGCACCTGCTGCATTGCACGGATTAAGGTATCTGACGGCTTTCATCTAGAGCAAGGACAGGAGCTTGAAATTCCTTTTTCCTTCAGATTGCCGTTGGAAACTCCTGTTACTCACGCCAAACAGCCCGTCTGGCTGGAAACAGCATTAGATATTGGCATGGCTTTGGACCCGACCGATCGTGATTCACTCAAAATCGAGCCACATCCCTATATGAATACAGTGTTTGAGGCGGTTCACCTGTTGGGCTTCCGATTCCGCTCCTCCACCTGCGAACGTCATCCTAAGCTGGGACGCGGCGTTCCGTACGTACAGGAATTTGAATTTACGCCCGGATCAGAATATGCACGTGATATCGAGGAGCTGGAGCTGGTTATGCAGTTGGAACCCGAGGGTGTGCATGTGCTTGTAGAAGTAGACCGCAGGGGCAGAGGGTTATCTGGTTGGCTTGAGACTGCATTTGATATGGATGAGCGTCATGCCTGGTTGAGTTTAAGCCGGGAAGAGCTCTCCTATGGACCCGATCACATAGCGGATGCACTCGAGGAACTAATTGACAGGCAAATTAGATAA
- a CDS encoding methyl-accepting chemotaxis protein produces the protein MKFNIRTKLILGFLAVIILLIVISTTSISKMKNLGDTSMEIDSHWMPSVTILGTLNGDISDVERISLNIIVERDPEEMEKVQAEYDKVLKKVEDDRKIYEKLIATPKEREMYEEFSKNYTEYLAKLPEMIEAGKANDYTQSSILHQESYKLWYSSNDMISQLIKLNADGSKQTTKEAVDNFISGRQLVIVLSIAAVILALIMAIIIAQIISKPILRISRAAESIASGDLTSEAIIVKGKDEISTLAHSFNVMVENLRELIQSVSKTTELVTTSSEELTASAEQNSQASAQITETVQEVATGTGDQVDMVTKSSQAIEEMSIGVEQIAIRAQNVFASAQDAAHKSAEGNQMIQQAVTQMNAVNDSMNGLADLMAGLGERSDEIGKIIDVITNISSQTNLLALNAAIEAARAGEHGRGFAVVAGEVRKLAEQSAHSAQQITELVGLIQKDTTHAIEAVASNGKDVMTGREVVQNAGASFELIQETVNKVASEIEEVSAGSEQMSASTDEIVGFVRQISAIAEEAAAGTQHVSAATQEQLASMEEIASSARNLSKMAEDLQGQIGKFKV, from the coding sequence ATGAAATTTAACATTCGAACAAAATTGATATTGGGTTTTCTTGCAGTAATAATATTATTGATTGTCATTAGTACAACATCTATCTCAAAAATGAAAAATTTAGGCGACACTTCGATGGAAATAGATAGCCATTGGATGCCAAGTGTGACTATCCTGGGAACACTAAATGGTGATATATCTGATGTAGAGCGGATCTCATTAAACATTATTGTAGAACGTGACCCAGAAGAAATGGAGAAGGTTCAGGCCGAATATGATAAGGTTTTAAAAAAGGTTGAGGACGATCGAAAAATATACGAAAAATTAATTGCTACCCCTAAAGAACGTGAAATGTATGAAGAATTCTCCAAAAATTATACGGAGTATTTGGCTAAGTTGCCAGAAATGATTGAAGCGGGGAAAGCTAATGATTACACTCAATCAAGCATCCTTCATCAAGAGTCCTATAAGTTATGGTATAGTTCAAACGATATGATCAGTCAGCTCATTAAATTGAATGCAGATGGATCTAAACAGACTACGAAAGAAGCTGTTGACAACTTTATTTCAGGTAGACAACTGGTCATCGTTTTGAGTATAGCAGCCGTTATATTAGCATTGATCATGGCAATCATCATAGCCCAAATTATATCTAAACCTATCTTGCGAATCAGTCGTGCTGCTGAAAGTATCGCATCGGGTGATCTTACAAGTGAAGCTATCATTGTGAAGGGCAAGGATGAGATCAGTACGTTGGCACATTCCTTTAATGTCATGGTTGAGAACCTTCGTGAACTGATTCAATCTGTGAGTAAGACGACTGAGCTGGTAACCACTTCCTCAGAAGAATTGACGGCCAGCGCAGAGCAAAATAGCCAAGCTTCTGCACAAATAACCGAAACGGTGCAAGAAGTAGCTACTGGAACAGGAGACCAGGTAGATATGGTGACGAAATCGTCCCAAGCTATTGAGGAAATGTCTATCGGTGTTGAGCAAATCGCCATCCGCGCGCAAAATGTATTCGCATCTGCGCAAGATGCGGCCCATAAATCGGCTGAAGGTAACCAGATGATTCAACAGGCAGTTACGCAGATGAATGCCGTGAATGATTCGATGAATGGATTGGCAGATCTCATGGCTGGATTGGGAGAGCGCTCAGACGAAATTGGCAAGATCATTGATGTTATCACCAATATTTCTAGTCAGACCAACCTTCTTGCCTTGAACGCTGCGATTGAAGCGGCCCGCGCAGGGGAACATGGTCGCGGATTTGCTGTAGTTGCAGGCGAAGTTCGCAAGTTGGCTGAACAATCGGCTCATTCTGCTCAACAAATTACGGAGCTTGTGGGATTGATTCAAAAGGATACTACCCATGCTATTGAGGCGGTAGCGTCCAACGGGAAGGATGTCATGACAGGTCGTGAAGTTGTACAAAATGCAGGCGCATCCTTTGAATTAATTCAGGAAACTGTAAATAAAGTGGCCAGTGAAATTGAAGAGGTTTCTGCCGGATCAGAACAAATGTCTGCAAGTACGGATGAGATTGTTGGTTTTGTCAGACAAATTTCAGCGATTGCTGAGGAAGCCGCAGCAGGGACACAACACGTATCTGCCGCAACTCAGGAACAGCTGGCATCCATGGAGGAAATTGCCTCTTCTGCAAGAAATCTGTCCAAAATGGCGGAAGACCTGCAAGGGCAAATTGGTAAATTCAAAGTATAA
- a CDS encoding class I SAM-dependent methyltransferase, translating to MNSIEYKEFYNKIGKINGWNFSHVKCISEGVKWDFYNEVAKTCKKSDILLDIGTGGGEAILSIADSALLLVGIDHSTGMIETATKNSAESDIANVRFLQMDAENINFPENFFNVISSRHSCFYAKEIAKVLVKDGMFLTQQVSENDKLNIKEAFGRGQAWGAKKDSLKAQYITELSDAGFKNIQSFEFNATEYYQTPADLIFLLKHTPIIPNFGEEEIDFQILQQFILDNQTELGIRTNSERFMVNARK from the coding sequence ATGAATTCAATAGAGTATAAAGAGTTTTATAATAAGATTGGAAAAATCAACGGCTGGAATTTCAGCCATGTAAAATGTATCTCCGAAGGAGTAAAATGGGACTTCTACAATGAAGTAGCGAAGACATGCAAGAAGTCGGATATATTGCTTGACATCGGTACTGGCGGCGGGGAAGCAATTTTATCAATAGCAGATTCTGCATTACTTCTAGTTGGGATTGACCATTCCACTGGAATGATTGAAACAGCAACCAAGAATTCTGCTGAATCAGACATAGCAAATGTTCGTTTTCTCCAGATGGATGCTGAAAATATAAATTTTCCTGAGAATTTCTTTAATGTAATCTCTTCTCGACATTCATGTTTTTATGCAAAAGAAATAGCAAAGGTGTTAGTAAAGGATGGTATGTTCCTGACACAGCAAGTAAGCGAAAACGACAAATTAAATATTAAAGAAGCGTTTGGAAGAGGACAGGCATGGGGTGCTAAGAAAGACTCGTTAAAAGCTCAATATATTACCGAATTAAGTGACGCGGGCTTTAAGAACATACAGTCATTTGAATTCAATGCAACCGAATATTATCAGACTCCTGCAGACTTAATATTTCTCTTGAAACACACACCAATTATTCCCAACTTCGGAGAAGAAGAAATTGATTTTCAAATACTCCAACAATTTATTTTGGACAATCAAACCGAATTAGGAATAAGGACAAATTCAGAACGATTTATGGTGAATGCTAGGAAGTAA
- the spo0A gene encoding sporulation transcription factor Spo0A, translating to MQKIEVLLADDNREFTNLLAEYISDQEDMEVTGIAYNGEEVLQRIAESRNIPDVLILDIIMPHLDGLGVLERLREMNLTPQPKIIMLTAFGQENITQRAVQLGASYYILKPFDMEVLANRVRQLVGPQLVSSSPVTISSMRSNVVPMGKTKNLDASITAIIHEIGVPAHIKGYQYLREAITMVYNNIEILGAITKTLYPAIAEKFKTTASRVERAIRHAIEVAWTRGNIDSISHLFGYTINISKSKPTNSEFIAMVADKLRIENKVS from the coding sequence TTGCAAAAAATTGAGGTATTGTTGGCTGATGACAACCGGGAATTTACGAATTTGCTTGCTGAATATATTTCCGATCAGGAGGATATGGAAGTTACAGGAATCGCCTATAACGGCGAAGAAGTGCTCCAACGCATCGCAGAATCCCGCAACATACCTGATGTACTTATTTTAGATATTATTATGCCTCATCTGGATGGTCTCGGTGTATTGGAGCGTTTAAGAGAAATGAACCTGACTCCACAGCCGAAAATCATTATGCTGACTGCATTCGGTCAAGAAAATATTACACAGAGGGCCGTACAGCTCGGGGCATCTTATTATATTTTGAAGCCGTTTGACATGGAAGTGCTGGCTAACCGTGTTCGCCAATTAGTGGGGCCGCAGTTAGTTAGCAGCAGTCCGGTGACCATTTCATCCATGCGGTCCAACGTTGTACCTATGGGTAAGACGAAAAACCTGGATGCCAGTATCACGGCCATCATACATGAAATTGGTGTACCAGCTCACATCAAGGGCTATCAATATTTACGCGAAGCCATTACGATGGTGTACAATAATATCGAAATTTTGGGAGCCATCACCAAAACATTATATCCGGCAATCGCCGAAAAGTTCAAAACGACGGCATCTCGCGTAGAACGCGCCATTCGTCATGCTATCGAGGTAGCATGGACCCGTGGAAATATCGACAGCATTTCACACCTGTTCGGGTACACCATTAATATCAGTAAGTCCAAACCAACCAATTCAGAGTTCATAGCGATGGTAGCAGATAAGCTGAGAATTGAGAACAAGGTGTCCTGA
- the spoIVB gene encoding SpoIVB peptidase — translation MNFYSRIKLLGLLLVFLMCSIGNAQHVQAALPPQASLDLFGSKSMRTTQESVVPDLKVYPGGQTIGVKVKSSGVLVVGHHIIQESNDRKVSPGETAGIRLGDRITHMNGKPLNSLARVAEAVDEAGKNKKPLDITLCRGEQTISTKLTPAYDQDDKAWRLGLYIRDSAAGVGTLTFYAPDQGVYGALGHVITDMNTQTPIVVGSGEIVQSNVTSIAKSQSGEPGEKRAHFLKDHRVLGNIERNTNFGIFGKMSDEPQYGLYSTPIPVALANEVKEGPAEILTVLEGQQIQRFQAEIVHISQQDKPATKGLVIRIVDPKLLDKTGGIVQGMSGSPIIQNGKLIGAVTHVFVNDPKSGYGCFIEWMLRDAGIMQNNVSLKSSSNLKAS, via the coding sequence TTGAATTTTTACTCCAGGATCAAATTGCTCGGTCTTTTGCTTGTTTTTCTTATGTGTTCTATCGGTAACGCTCAGCATGTGCAAGCTGCGCTGCCTCCACAAGCTTCTTTGGATTTGTTCGGCTCTAAAAGCATGAGGACAACCCAAGAAAGTGTAGTTCCCGATTTAAAAGTATACCCGGGGGGGCAGACGATTGGGGTCAAAGTAAAATCTTCAGGAGTGCTTGTCGTCGGTCACCATATCATTCAGGAAAGTAATGATCGTAAGGTGTCACCTGGTGAAACAGCGGGGATTCGCCTAGGGGATCGGATTACACACATGAACGGCAAACCACTCAATAGCCTGGCAAGGGTTGCTGAGGCAGTAGACGAAGCAGGTAAGAATAAAAAGCCACTCGACATTACACTTTGTCGAGGAGAGCAGACGATTTCCACGAAGTTAACACCAGCATATGATCAAGATGATAAAGCGTGGCGGCTTGGGTTGTATATTAGAGACTCGGCTGCAGGTGTAGGTACATTAACGTTTTACGCACCGGACCAGGGTGTATACGGGGCATTAGGTCACGTAATTACCGATATGAATACCCAAACCCCTATTGTCGTGGGGAGCGGAGAGATTGTGCAGTCCAATGTGACGTCAATTGCGAAAAGCCAAAGTGGGGAACCAGGAGAAAAACGCGCTCATTTTCTCAAAGATCATCGGGTATTAGGAAATATTGAACGAAATACGAATTTCGGAATTTTTGGGAAAATGTCAGATGAGCCGCAATATGGATTGTATTCAACTCCTATTCCGGTGGCTCTTGCGAATGAAGTAAAGGAAGGACCTGCAGAAATTTTGACTGTACTGGAAGGTCAACAAATTCAGCGGTTTCAGGCGGAAATTGTACACATTTCTCAGCAGGACAAACCAGCAACCAAAGGACTTGTGATTCGCATTGTAGATCCAAAGCTGTTGGATAAGACCGGGGGAATCGTGCAAGGAATGAGCGGTAGTCCGATTATTCAAAATGGTAAGCTTATCGGGGCTGTGACACATGTATTTGTGAATGATCCTAAATCAGGTTACGGTTGTTTTATCGAATGGATGCTGCGCGATGCAGGAATCATGCAGAATAACGTAAGCTTGAAATCATCTTCTAATCTTAAGGCGAGCTAG
- the recN gene encoding DNA repair protein RecN, whose protein sequence is MLVTLSIRNLAVVEAVDVHFYKGFHVLSGETGAGKSIIIDALGLIAGGRGSADLVRYGCDKAEMEALFELPVKHPVWNTLEEQGIKANAEEHLLIRRELTVQGKSSSRINGQMVNLTMLREVGEQLVNIHGQHEHQSLLRADRHLALLDTFGDSVIGPVKTLYRERYNAFVKAEKEVRELQSSSQKAYQLLDMYRFQLEEIAAAELKLGEDELLAEERVKLSHSEKMMDGISGAYELLSGRGGLDTINNVLSRLNDVQSYDSKSLQPIAEQIQSAFYQLEDAAFQLRSYREDIEFNPGKLHEVEQRLNQITGLQRKYGDSIEQILEYYSRIEQETDLLENKDERLEQLIAKRDELLSDLLEISEELTEAREICAEELAEQVEQELKDLQMERTSLKVRIDPIEDPRGYEYKGLKVRPTKQGIDNAEFLISPNPGEPLRPLGKIASGGELSRIMLAMKSIFARHDQIPVLIFDEVDTGVSGRAAQSIAEKLYRLSSVCQVFSITHLPQVACMADHQYLIEKNVHDGRTMTQIEGLTEDGRVKELARMLGGVEITEKTLHHAQEMLNLAEGKKA, encoded by the coding sequence ATGCTGGTCACTTTGTCTATACGGAATTTGGCGGTTGTAGAGGCCGTCGATGTTCATTTTTATAAAGGGTTTCATGTGTTGAGCGGGGAAACAGGTGCTGGTAAATCCATTATTATCGATGCGCTTGGGCTGATTGCAGGCGGTAGGGGCTCTGCTGATTTAGTGCGTTACGGTTGTGATAAAGCAGAGATGGAAGCCTTATTTGAACTGCCGGTAAAACATCCAGTTTGGAATACACTTGAGGAACAAGGGATTAAGGCTAATGCAGAGGAGCATTTGCTGATTCGTCGCGAACTTACGGTTCAAGGAAAAAGCTCTTCTCGAATTAACGGCCAGATGGTTAATTTAACGATGCTGCGTGAGGTGGGTGAGCAACTCGTCAATATCCACGGGCAACATGAGCATCAAAGTCTGCTACGTGCAGATCGCCATCTGGCGCTGCTGGATACGTTCGGTGATTCGGTCATCGGTCCGGTCAAAACGCTTTATCGGGAGCGTTACAATGCTTTTGTCAAAGCGGAAAAAGAAGTAAGAGAACTGCAAAGTTCCAGTCAAAAGGCTTATCAGCTTTTGGATATGTACCGATTTCAATTAGAAGAGATCGCTGCGGCGGAGTTGAAATTGGGAGAAGATGAATTATTGGCAGAGGAACGGGTCAAGCTATCCCATAGTGAGAAAATGATGGATGGGATATCAGGAGCATACGAACTGCTAAGCGGCAGAGGTGGACTGGATACGATCAATAACGTGTTGTCCAGATTAAACGATGTCCAAAGCTATGACAGCAAAAGCCTTCAGCCCATAGCGGAGCAGATTCAGTCTGCTTTTTACCAGTTGGAGGACGCAGCATTCCAATTACGTTCTTATCGTGAGGATATTGAATTTAATCCAGGCAAGCTGCATGAAGTGGAGCAACGTTTGAATCAAATTACCGGGTTACAGCGAAAATATGGTGATAGTATAGAGCAGATTTTGGAATACTATAGCCGTATTGAGCAGGAAACCGATCTGCTGGAAAATAAAGATGAGCGGTTGGAGCAGCTCATTGCAAAACGGGACGAGTTGCTTTCCGATTTGCTTGAGATTTCGGAAGAGCTTACAGAAGCACGCGAAATTTGTGCTGAAGAGCTTGCAGAGCAAGTGGAGCAGGAGTTAAAAGACCTGCAGATGGAAAGAACGTCACTCAAGGTGCGCATTGATCCAATTGAAGATCCACGCGGATATGAGTATAAAGGTCTGAAGGTAAGACCTACCAAGCAGGGCATTGATAATGCGGAATTTCTTATATCCCCCAATCCAGGTGAGCCATTACGTCCACTTGGTAAGATCGCTTCAGGCGGTGAGCTATCACGTATCATGTTGGCGATGAAAAGTATTTTTGCGCGTCATGATCAAATTCCAGTACTCATTTTTGACGAGGTGGATACCGGGGTGAGTGGTCGTGCAGCTCAATCCATTGCCGAGAAGCTATATCGTTTATCTTCCGTTTGTCAGGTCTTTTCCATTACTCATTTGCCACAGGTGGCATGTATGGCAGATCATCAGTACCTTATTGAGAAAAATGTCCATGATGGACGGACCATGACTCAAATTGAGGGACTTACGGAGGACGGGCGTGTCAAGGAATTGGCACGGATGCTGGGCGGCGTGGAAATTACCGAAAAAACTTTGCATCACGCACAGGAAATGCTGAATTTGGCGGAAGGAAAGAAAGCCTGA
- the ahrC gene encoding transcriptional regulator AhrC/ArgR, translating to MKGQRHIKIREIISQHEIETQDDLVEALRKAGFQVTQATVSRDIKELLLIKVPMDDGRYKYSMPSDQRYNPAQKLKRTLVDNFLHIDYTTNLIVMKCLPGTANSIAALLDNIEWSEIMGTISGDDTILIICRSEENSEAIVNRLMGYIS from the coding sequence ATGAAGGGTCAACGACATATTAAAATTAGGGAAATTATTTCACAACATGAGATTGAGACGCAGGATGATCTGGTTGAAGCATTGCGTAAGGCTGGTTTTCAGGTCACGCAGGCGACCGTATCGCGTGATATCAAGGAGTTGCTGCTCATCAAGGTTCCAATGGACGATGGCAGATATAAATATTCGATGCCTTCAGATCAACGTTACAATCCGGCCCAAAAACTGAAACGTACGTTGGTCGATAACTTTTTGCATATTGACTACACAACCAATCTGATTGTGATGAAATGCCTGCCGGGAACAGCCAACTCGATTGCTGCTTTATTGGACAATATTGAATGGTCCGAGATCATGGGGACGATTAGCGGGGACGATACCATTTTGATTATTTGCCGATCGGAAGAAAACAGCGAAGCTATCGTGAATCGTCTTATGGGCTACATTTCCTAA
- a CDS encoding TlyA family RNA methyltransferase: MSVPKERIDVLLVEQGFFESREKAKAAIMAGLVLADSERIEKAGMKVPRASELKVKGSVHPYVSRGGLKLEKAIRQFELDMKGRTMLDIGSSTGGFTDCALQHGAEYVYAIDVGYNQLDWSLRNDERVCVMEKTNFRYMTPADLNGSVPNFASIDVSFISLRIILPPLLALLHQPADIVALIKPQFEAGREKVGKSGVVRDPATHKEVLQTILMFAHELGLTLQGLAYSPITGGEGNIEFLAHWRLDGLPAAESQLEKMDFRPLIERTVQEAGQTFNNGPSRK, from the coding sequence ATGTCTGTTCCGAAGGAACGCATTGATGTATTACTTGTAGAACAAGGCTTTTTTGAAAGCCGTGAAAAAGCTAAAGCTGCGATTATGGCTGGGCTAGTGCTGGCGGACAGCGAACGGATCGAGAAGGCGGGGATGAAGGTACCACGCGCCAGCGAGCTTAAAGTTAAGGGTTCGGTGCATCCGTATGTAAGCCGTGGAGGATTGAAGCTGGAGAAGGCCATCCGTCAATTTGAGCTGGATATGAAGGGCAGGACAATGCTGGATATTGGCTCGTCCACTGGAGGTTTTACGGATTGTGCGCTTCAGCATGGAGCTGAATACGTATACGCCATTGATGTGGGTTATAACCAGCTGGATTGGTCCCTTCGTAATGATGAACGAGTATGCGTAATGGAGAAAACGAATTTCAGATATATGACACCCGCGGATTTGAATGGTTCCGTGCCGAATTTCGCTAGTATTGACGTTTCCTTTATTTCATTACGTATTATTTTGCCCCCGTTGCTTGCCTTGTTGCATCAACCTGCTGATATTGTAGCTCTAATCAAGCCGCAATTCGAAGCTGGACGCGAAAAGGTCGGAAAATCCGGTGTGGTCCGTGATCCTGCTACGCATAAAGAAGTGTTGCAGACCATTCTGATGTTTGCACATGAGCTTGGACTTACGCTGCAAGGTTTGGCTTATTCGCCTATTACAGGTGGAGAAGGCAATATTGAATTTTTAGCGCATTGGCGTTTGGATGGGCTTCCTGCTGCAGAATCGCAGCTGGAGAAGATGGATTTCAGACCACTGATTGAACGTACCGTTCAGGAAGCAGGTCAGACTTTTAATAATGGTCCATCGCGTAAGTAA
- the dxs gene encoding 1-deoxy-D-xylulose-5-phosphate synthase, whose amino-acid sequence MLLPHIKQPGDLKSLSVEELASLAEEIRSFLIEKLSVTGGHLASNLGVVELTIALHYCYNSPKDKMIYDVGHQAYVHKILTGRMDRFDTLRQRDGLCGFVKRSESEHDVWEAGHSSTSLSAAMGMALARDLKGEDNKVIAMIGDGALTGGMAFEALNHIGHERKNLMVILNDNEMSIAPNVGAMHNYLSKIRSDRHYLRAKDELEVLLKKIPAIGGKLAKSAGRVKDSLKYMMVPGVLFEELGLTYLGPVDGHDLPKLIETFQQADNVTGPVLVHVVTTKGKGYKPAEADSHKWHGISPYKIESGQVLKAVGNPMYTEIFGRTLIELAEQDERIVAVTPAMPGGSGLVPFSKEFPSRMIDVGIAEQHAATMCAALAMEGMKPVFAVYSTFMQRAYDQIVHDICRHNANVMFAIDRAGFVGADGETHHGVFDVAFLRHIPNLVLMMPKDENELRHMMKTALDYEDGPIAYRYPRVNVVGVPMDKELQAIPIGSWELLRKGEGFAVIASGPMLQVATEAAEAMKREGLQVGVVNARFLKPLDEDMLRELARQHTKLIVLEEASEAGSLGSAVLEFYAKAEIQEAQVRLMGIPDLFVEHGSIKEQRAEVGLTIEDVCLKLRKWAAEPAYGMGQSV is encoded by the coding sequence GTGCTGCTTCCACACATAAAGCAACCAGGCGATCTGAAATCACTGTCGGTTGAGGAGTTGGCTTCTCTAGCCGAGGAAATCAGGAGCTTTTTGATTGAGAAGCTGTCCGTGACTGGGGGGCATCTGGCATCGAATCTGGGAGTGGTTGAGCTCACGATCGCCCTGCATTATTGCTATAACAGTCCAAAGGACAAGATGATTTATGACGTTGGGCACCAAGCCTACGTACACAAAATATTGACAGGGCGAATGGACCGTTTTGATACACTTCGTCAGCGTGATGGACTTTGTGGTTTTGTAAAAAGAAGTGAGAGCGAGCATGATGTTTGGGAAGCCGGTCATAGCAGCACTTCTCTGTCGGCGGCAATGGGAATGGCCTTGGCTCGAGATTTGAAGGGCGAGGACAATAAAGTCATTGCAATGATCGGAGACGGAGCGTTGACTGGGGGGATGGCCTTCGAAGCGTTGAATCATATCGGTCATGAGCGCAAAAATTTAATGGTCATTCTGAATGACAACGAAATGTCCATAGCACCTAATGTAGGGGCCATGCATAATTATTTGAGTAAAATCCGCTCGGACCGTCATTATTTGCGAGCAAAAGATGAGCTGGAAGTTTTGCTGAAAAAAATACCCGCGATCGGCGGTAAACTTGCTAAATCGGCTGGCCGTGTCAAGGACAGTCTTAAATATATGATGGTGCCTGGTGTACTGTTTGAGGAACTGGGACTTACGTATCTCGGTCCAGTGGACGGACATGATTTGCCGAAGCTAATCGAAACCTTCCAGCAGGCTGATAATGTCACTGGCCCTGTATTGGTGCATGTCGTAACCACCAAGGGCAAGGGCTATAAACCTGCGGAAGCAGATTCACACAAATGGCATGGAATCAGTCCCTACAAAATTGAATCGGGTCAGGTACTCAAAGCTGTAGGTAATCCGATGTATACCGAAATTTTCGGTCGAACGTTGATTGAGCTGGCTGAGCAGGATGAGCGCATCGTTGCGGTCACACCCGCTATGCCTGGCGGATCAGGATTGGTACCGTTTAGTAAAGAGTTTCCTAGCCGTATGATTGACGTCGGCATTGCTGAACAGCATGCAGCTACCATGTGTGCTGCGTTGGCAATGGAAGGGATGAAGCCGGTGTTTGCGGTGTATTCCACTTTTATGCAGCGTGCTTATGACCAGATTGTGCATGATATCTGTCGTCATAATGCGAACGTAATGTTCGCGATTGACCGTGCAGGTTTTGTTGGGGCTGACGGGGAAACTCATCATGGCGTGTTTGATGTGGCATTCTTGCGTCATATCCCCAATCTTGTGCTTATGATGCCAAAGGATGAGAACGAGCTACGCCATATGATGAAAACAGCGCTCGACTATGAAGATGGTCCAATTGCTTATCGTTACCCGCGTGTTAATGTGGTTGGCGTGCCGATGGATAAAGAATTACAGGCTATTCCCATCGGCAGTTGGGAGCTCCTGCGTAAAGGCGAGGGCTTTGCTGTAATCGCATCAGGACCGATGCTCCAGGTGGCGACAGAGGCTGCGGAGGCGATGAAACGGGAAGGTTTGCAAGTGGGCGTCGTGAATGCCCGTTTCCTGAAGCCTTTGGACGAGGATATGTTGCGTGAGCTGGCTCGTCAGCATACGAAGCTGATCGTATTGGAAGAAGCTTCTGAAGCAGGAAGCTTGGGTAGCGCTGTACTGGAATTCTACGCTAAAGCCGAAATACAAGAGGCACAGGTGCGCCTAATGGGGATTCCCGATCTGTTCGTGGAGCATGGCTCCATCAAAGAGCAGCGTGCTGAAGTAGGTCTTACCATTGAGGATGTATGCTTAAAGCTGCGTAAATGGGCTGCTGAACCAGCATATGGCATGGGACAATCCGTATAG